From Streptosporangium album, the proteins below share one genomic window:
- a CDS encoding TetR/AcrR family transcriptional regulator, whose translation MARTGATRRNNEASGTKEKARDMRASVALLWGEQEQPTRGPKPSLSSRRIAETAVTLADVEGLEAASMNKVAAEFGVSAMALYRYVPGKAELVELMVEAVLAERPDLSAAGPGWRPQLTGWAHRLWAVYQAHPWLLAATAMRRQVMGPNQLAWLDAALAALEPTGLMVAQRHQIFLLIVGQVRNLAQQLVDFDADHDREWGRLTGELLDRHADRFPALTKAIAEGMFAPVAIDPLDFGLARIFDGVQVLIDHTGGVSS comes from the coding sequence ATGGCCAGAACCGGCGCCACCCGCAGGAACAACGAGGCCAGCGGCACTAAGGAGAAGGCGCGCGACATGCGCGCGAGCGTCGCGCTGCTGTGGGGCGAGCAGGAGCAGCCCACCCGCGGTCCCAAGCCCAGCCTCAGCTCCCGCCGCATCGCTGAGACCGCGGTGACTCTCGCCGATGTCGAGGGGCTGGAGGCCGCCTCGATGAACAAGGTCGCCGCCGAGTTCGGCGTCTCGGCGATGGCCCTGTACCGCTACGTGCCAGGCAAGGCCGAACTCGTCGAGCTGATGGTCGAAGCCGTCCTGGCCGAGCGCCCCGACCTGTCGGCAGCCGGCCCCGGCTGGCGACCCCAGCTCACCGGATGGGCCCACCGGTTGTGGGCCGTCTACCAGGCCCACCCCTGGCTACTCGCGGCCACCGCGATGCGCCGCCAGGTCATGGGCCCCAACCAACTCGCCTGGCTGGACGCCGCGCTCGCCGCCCTGGAACCGACCGGCCTGATGGTTGCCCAGCGCCACCAGATCTTCCTCCTGATCGTCGGGCAGGTGCGCAACCTCGCCCAGCAACTGGTTGATTTCGACGCCGACCACGACCGGGAATGGGGCCGCCTGACCGGCGAACTGCTCGACCGCCATGCCGACCGCTTCCCCGCCCTGACCAAGGCCATCGCCGAGGGCATGTTCGCGCCGGTGGCGATCGACCCACTCGACTTCGGCCTTGCCCGCATCTTCGACGGCGTCCAGGTACTCATCGACCACACTGGGGGAGTTTCATCCTGA
- a CDS encoding alpha/beta fold hydrolase: protein MLDTILAITTAAVATPAAGLLGHRQLKRAAHAKRLRITTPNGIDESGFVRIGGIDQWISIRGDDLRNPVILEIHGGPGASNLVFAPRTRAWERHFTIVRWDMRGAGKTIGRTGPGGQGEMSLQQLHRDALEVTEHVRARLAVEKVVLVANSFGSFVGLRLARSHPELYCAYVGTDQNINAGGRDHTAYHALADRLDKTGKRTELAALTTMGTDKSAWDLKQWSHYNKLLITSDPLTFNTMKTVVISSLWSSPLHTLRELRTYMQGQTFSERVAPESVTIDEWTEGTTFQIPFFVFQGEHDVLTPPESARRFFDDVTAPIKDFALIEDASHFAALRRPDHFLDLMLTKVRPLLTSEAISS from the coding sequence ATGCTCGACACCATCCTCGCCATCACCACCGCCGCCGTCGCCACGCCCGCCGCCGGGCTGCTGGGCCACCGGCAGCTCAAGCGCGCCGCCCACGCCAAGCGGCTGCGCATCACCACCCCGAACGGCATCGACGAGTCCGGCTTCGTCCGCATCGGCGGCATCGACCAGTGGATCTCGATCCGCGGCGATGACCTGCGCAACCCGGTGATCCTGGAGATCCACGGCGGTCCCGGCGCCTCCAACCTCGTCTTCGCCCCGCGCACCCGCGCCTGGGAGCGACACTTCACGATCGTGCGCTGGGACATGCGCGGCGCCGGCAAGACCATCGGCCGCACCGGCCCCGGCGGGCAGGGCGAGATGAGCCTGCAGCAGCTGCACCGCGACGCCCTAGAGGTCACCGAGCACGTCCGTGCCCGGCTCGCCGTCGAGAAGGTCGTGCTGGTCGCCAACTCCTTCGGCTCCTTCGTCGGGCTGCGCCTGGCCCGCAGCCACCCCGAGCTGTACTGCGCCTACGTCGGCACCGACCAGAACATCAACGCCGGCGGCCGCGACCACACGGCCTACCACGCGCTGGCCGACCGGCTCGACAAGACGGGCAAGCGCACGGAACTGGCCGCCCTCACCACGATGGGCACCGACAAGTCCGCCTGGGACCTCAAGCAGTGGTCGCACTACAACAAGCTCCTCATCACCTCCGACCCGCTGACCTTCAACACCATGAAGACCGTGGTGATCAGCTCGCTGTGGTCCTCGCCCCTGCACACCCTGCGCGAACTGCGCACCTACATGCAGGGCCAGACCTTCTCCGAACGCGTCGCACCCGAATCCGTGACGATCGATGAGTGGACCGAGGGCACCACGTTCCAGATCCCGTTCTTCGTCTTCCAGGGCGAGCATGACGTGCTCACCCCGCCCGAGTCGGCCAGGCGGTTCTTCGACGACGTCACCGCCCCGATCAAGGACTTCGCACTCATCGAGGACGCGAGCCACTTCGCGGCCCTCCGCCGCCCCGACCATTTCCTCGACCTGATGCTCACCAAGGTCCGCCCCCTGCTCACCAGCGAGGCGATCAGCTCATGA
- a CDS encoding SMI1/KNR4 family protein, giving the protein MSAIHVPGNMRYSWLGLLRHVGPVAIERAYGDDPEHLAAEARSRNWLGSPGVTEPEIVQHEQRLGVRLPPSYKEFLQVTNGWDEDGIACGRLLPLAEIGWLRDLDPHLAGMWSSPDEELLSVPDEDYFVYGEGQDTVHLRAEYLPDTLQIGEYDDGTYLLNPHIKTPDGEWEAWYLAPWLPGAERCRSFWDLMNSQLREYTEAP; this is encoded by the coding sequence ATGAGCGCCATCCATGTCCCTGGCAACATGCGCTATTCCTGGCTCGGCCTTCTGCGGCACGTGGGCCCGGTGGCCATTGAGCGTGCATACGGGGATGACCCCGAACACCTCGCGGCTGAAGCTCGCTCTCGAAACTGGCTGGGCTCACCTGGGGTCACTGAGCCCGAGATCGTGCAGCACGAGCAGCGTCTCGGTGTCCGCCTGCCACCGAGCTACAAGGAATTCCTCCAGGTCACCAACGGTTGGGACGAGGACGGTATCGCCTGCGGCCGATTGCTGCCGCTTGCCGAGATCGGCTGGCTTCGTGATCTCGATCCGCATCTGGCCGGCATGTGGTCATCCCCGGACGAGGAGCTCCTGAGCGTGCCCGATGAGGACTACTTCGTCTACGGGGAAGGCCAGGACACGGTCCATCTCCGGGCAGAGTACCTACCAGACACCCTCCAGATCGGCGAATACGACGACGGCACGTACCTCCTCAACCCTCACATCAAGACCCCGGACGGTGAGTGGGAGGCCTGGTATCTCGCACCCTGGCTACCTGGGGCCGAACGCTGCCGCTCCTTCTGGGATCTCATGAACAGCCAGTTGCGAGAGTACACAGAGGCTCCATAG
- a CDS encoding ABC transporter ATP-binding protein, producing MRSPTTDPAIRLTGLVKTFGRRLVVDRIELEVPSGSFFGLVGPNGAGKTTSLSMAVGLLRPDAGRAEIFGLDVWDDASRAKELIGVLLDGLAMPERLTGRELLRFTGLLRGMEPEEVERRAGELLEILELDTAERALVMEYSTGMRKKIGLATALLHAPKLLVLDEPLEAVDPISAATIKVILQRFVRGGGSVVFSSHVMAVVEQLCDHVAVIASGRVVASGPLQDVRSGQSLEERFVSLVGGQIPEVGELAWLSS from the coding sequence TTGAGATCACCAACCACTGATCCGGCGATTCGGCTCACCGGTCTGGTCAAGACGTTCGGCCGCCGGCTCGTGGTCGACCGCATCGAGCTGGAGGTGCCGAGCGGATCGTTCTTCGGTCTGGTCGGCCCCAACGGCGCGGGCAAGACCACCTCGTTGTCGATGGCGGTGGGATTGCTCCGGCCAGATGCGGGCCGAGCCGAGATCTTCGGTCTCGACGTATGGGACGACGCCTCCCGGGCCAAGGAACTGATCGGCGTGCTGCTCGACGGGCTGGCCATGCCCGAACGGCTGACCGGTCGTGAGCTGCTGCGTTTCACCGGCCTGCTGCGCGGCATGGAGCCGGAGGAGGTCGAGCGGCGGGCGGGTGAACTGCTGGAGATCTTGGAGTTGGACACGGCCGAGCGCGCCCTGGTGATGGAGTACTCCACCGGTATGCGCAAGAAGATCGGCCTGGCCACGGCACTGCTGCACGCGCCGAAGTTGCTGGTACTGGATGAACCGCTGGAGGCCGTCGACCCCATCTCGGCCGCCACCATCAAGGTGATCTTGCAGCGGTTCGTGCGCGGCGGTGGCTCGGTGGTGTTCTCCAGCCACGTGATGGCCGTGGTCGAGCAGTTGTGCGACCACGTGGCGGTGATCGCCTCCGGCCGGGTCGTGGCCTCGGGCCCGTTGCAGGATGTGCGGTCCGGCCAGAGTTTGGAGGAGCGGTTCGTGAGCCTGGTCGGCGGCCAGATCCCCGAGGTGGGTGAGCTGGCATGGTTGTCCTCCTGA